TTATTACGAGgagtgaatactacggtcggagGTTGGTTTTATAACCTAGAAATCGTGAATAGGtgacggtggttgaatgtaCGAATGCTTCTGGGTGGGCGCTTCCTCCGTGTGTGATTTTTAAAGGCAAAGTCTTTATTAATTCATGGTTTAACAGCCTCCTAGAGGATTGGcgcttcggagcagctagTTTAGTACCATTTGCACCCGACCGAGTGATTTTAAAGCTTGATATTCGGCTTTGAACCCCCCCCCAGccagccgggggagtgaatcaagccggGATTTGACcccaaaaaccccctttacggagaaagaactatgtcgtcaagcttcatcaatcaaagctttacttcgtgcaagatctcgaagcccacctagcccgtcagatcgtgcattaaaccagcttgtaaaaggcttccgtcttacaatgcaaggtgctatcttactcgccaaagaaacaaggatttacgcgccgccaacgagaagcagaagcaaaagcgtactagatcccggaggcagatacctgttgaagaaggcctctcagttcaagaagcttctcaattgataactgagccggtggaagcaattgaagtacctcctctccctccacgaagaagcccttcgccggctttacaaccacgtatacgggcccccccccaaagtgtagtgattgtggagaaataggacataagattaatagatgcctagctagatagatgattttagTATACTTAATTTAttggcgttttggttgataTATTCATATTTGAAATTGGTAGGTTGGGTTGGGTGGCCCACTGGCTTACATGGCCCACTCGCTTACCGAACACGTTACTCAGAGAGCAAAAAAACGGAAAGGGAAATCCAACTTGCGCGGCCTAAAATCCGGTGTATATGGATTTTCATGGTTTTGTTTTTATCCCGAAATCTGGGGGGTTCTGTTCCTGTTACAGAGGACTTCCACGACTCTTGGCCAACCTCTAACTACTGTTTTGTCCCAAGGATTGATGATTAAAGGGGGATTATAGAGGAGAAACATAAGGAGATAATAGCAGTTGACAAACCCATTTTTGCGTTTCAACCTCCATTTAGTTACACAATTTGGGCACACACGCTCTTGTCAATTTAATTACCACTTATCATCCGGCATCTCTCTCCTGACTACGGAGCAGTTTTTAGTGGCATAAGCACTAGTCAATATAATTACGTTTAGCCGATATCACGGTGAAGTTACCCTCATtcgctgtacggagtagtcacATCCTAGTTTAGCAAGGCTCCGCAAAAATGGGGTAATCTTTGCATTTACGCGGCACTCCGGCTATTAAATAGTGATCAACGGCATAGTTCCTTGCGTAACCACCTCACTAGGCCACAGGTGTAGGGATCCATGATTTTGTGTTACCATCTCCACATGGCCAGCTTTATTTTGTGCCTGCTTCTGCATCAGTCCGTATTTTCAGGGTTGCTATTGGATACATTCAAAGACTTGGGTCTTACCTTCAGTCCTAGAGTTTGAGCCCGTCCATCTTTTTGTAGATCACTCGCATTACCATCACTATGGCTTTTTCTTTCAATGACATGGTCAATCAACACCCCTAATCATCTTAGGGAATATGAACAGCTTACCTTGATCCCGTCGTGAGAACGCAGTCCCTTCTATTAAAATTGTTGACAGAACGTTCATTTGACTGGTATTGAAAACAAACTTGGATCATCTGTTCTCTATGGGGAATCTGGATTCTCGAGGGCGTTCCTTCAAAGGGGTTTTAGGGGAATCTCCATCGCAAGACCTCGCCCATTTGCGATTGGGTTGGATCTCCGGACACCCGGGAGAAACCAAAAGATTTTTGTCAGAGATAACAGCAAACTGCTAAACTGTCACGGAGAGCATGACCAATGAAACACCAAGTAAGCTATTTAGAAAAAGCAACGAGCCTGCCGAGTACTGGGTAAGGCTTACGAGTTGACGATCCTCAGAGAAGCGTCCGTCTACTTCCGAATCCGACGCTCTTGGTGCCTAGAAGTGTCTACCAATGCCAATTCTACCCTCAATATAGGCAGACTTACCCGTCATGCGTCGAAGGATTGATTGTACTGCCGGTCACCTAAACTAGAGAGTTGCATACTTTCCCTGCCAGCAGAGGGGTGCAAACTAATTTGGACTCAGCAACTACAAGATATAAAAGGCCCCTGCTGGTCTTATTCAAATCCAACATCCATTCCATTTCTCGAACCACTTCATCCCTTCAGCTTCAATTCCAAGACCCTCAACTTCTTTTTCAAAATGAGACTATTCATCCAAGGCGCTGCAATCACGGCCTTGTTCATTGCAATGGCATCGGCTGCACAGAGCGGTATTTTCACCGCTGACGGGGTCGAACTTGAAATTTACCAATCTGGCGAGGATATCATGTACGGAGAGCCTGTGAGTTCTCGACCCTTTGAGCCCTCCTATACAAGATCACTGACTCCATACAGCAAAGCTTGGTCCAGGTATATAGCTGGTTAACTCCCCTTTGTGTGTAAAGATAAACTCTCTAACATGTTTACTTTAGGCGAGGGATCTTGAGGGCCGAGCAACCAACGCGTGCACCAAGTGTGTTGGCCACCATGGAAGTTGTGTTGTAGGAGAGGGGAACTGCTATTCTCCTGATACATGTGCATTCTGTGGGGGCTGTTCTGTCAACCAGGCCCGTTGCCAGAACCCCCAGAAGGAAGGCTGCCAGTGCTACAATTGATTGCTTCGGGGGATCAAAGCACGGATCTTGCTTTTACCAAGATTATGCTGTTTGAATATTTCTCGGGGTATTAAAGACTCTTACAGTCCTTTCCTTTGCTCCCTGGTCGATAGTTCTCACTTGCCAATACACTCATACTGGTTTTGTCCTTTATGCTCATCTCCGATTCCCCAGCACTGCGTGCAAACCCATTACAAAGAGATGAATTGAAAGAGCAAGATGCTACACTACCTGATCTATCTCAAGTATGTTCAACTATCAAAGCTATCTCTATTGAAGAAAGCTTCACCCAAAAATATACTCCCACCACCCCTTCTTCCATGTCCGCCCAAATCGATGATTGACACAAGCATTAGGGTGATTAAACCCTCCCGCCTGACTATGTCTCTGCCCATTCCCCCATACACTGATGGGCAATATACACAGTCCACCCATAGATTCATTCGGGGCAGCCTCGCCAGCCTGGATGCAGACAGGATCCCGGAGTTGATGAAACGGAGCCCACGTTACCCGTTCCTTCAACTCCCCGAGTTCAGGAGAGAGAAGATCCCCTATCTCCACATCTGCGTCGACAGATTGCTGAACGAACGGATGTGTCAAAGGAAGcgaggaagaaagcttgTCAAGAATTGCATCGGTGAAGACATCGGGTCCTGTAACCCCTAAGATAGTCTTCTCGTCATACGCCAGATTGGGGAAAAAGCTGCTGTGACCACGTTTGTAGTGTCTGGTATGTGCCAAGACCCGCACAATGGTCTCGCGGAGCAGCGGGCTGAAACGTCGCGGTGCATACATGGTGTACTGGATCAGCCCGTAGCTCCTTGTCCAGTGCCAGTCGTGCATGAATTGTCGTGAAGCGTATGGCTCGTCGACTTCAATTCCAACCACGAGGGACACATCGGGGTTGCTGCGTTGGGTGTATTCGTCAGGGGCGGCTGCGAAGAAGGGTTCTAGTGCTGGGCAGGTCTTGATGGTCTGAGCCGGGAAGACATCGATATCTGCGTAGAACCCTCCGTAGTACCAGAGAAGCAGGTACCTGAGGAGATCTGCTCGGAGGACATTGCGAGGGTAGGAGTTGTATGTGGCTGCGATTTCGGGAATGGCAGATAGCTCCTTGGTCACGAACGCGATGGCCTTTGTATCAGTGACTAACTTTGTAATTTCTTAGTTGAAGTCAAGCAAGTTCTGCAGTATCTGGTCGAGGTAGTTACCGTGTATTTCCACTCCTTATTTTTCCCTTGGAAGATCCTTGAGTCGTCTCCCCTGTGCTTTTCATCTTTCGCAATCTGCCAGATTCTATCTTCGGGTTGGTTGTTTTCCTGGCTTTCTAATACGGCATTTTCAACTTTCTCCAGGGCATTTGACAGCTGCTTTTCATATTCAACATCTGGATTGGTTCGAAAGGGAGAGCGATAGAGAAATCGTGGCGTGTCCGCTACTTGACGCTCTGGGGGTGGTCGGTCTGCACGAGTATTGTTCTGGGTGGACGGAGGATCTGGAAGATGACCAAAGAGGAACCACATCAAAGTCATAATTATAACACACGCCCCACGACGAGTGAACATAAATCTAGACGCCTGCACCCTGATTCTTCTCAGGCTCATCATGGTAGTGGCAAAATGAAAGCGGAGAACGGTGGGTGGAAGAATGGAGAAAATGGGATTAAATAACTGTGAACTCCTTTGATGGGAAAACGCCGTATAGAGGAAGCCCAGATGTGGTGTTTAAAGTGATCGTCATCACCTAGGGAAAAGAtaaagaaagggaagagaagagagggaATCAGAATCAGAATGGCAAATCAAAAGTCGTGCCAGGCCAAGCATTAAGTATCCAGTCACAGCCCCTGGATGTCCTGCATCTGACATGCTCGAGAGCTCCTGATTTCTTGTCAACTTGTACAAACCCACTTTGCTCGTGCTTTGTTTGGCGGGGCCCACTTCGGGTCGATCCCTCAATACTAGACAAGGATAGCCCTGCTAAGATTCGCAGATTATAGGGGACTGCCGCATTTCATGGGTTGGATAGAGATGAGATGGGTCTAGTAAAGTTGATCTTCAGGGGTGACTGGATTGGTGTTTCAAGCGGTTCACCTGGATGGTTATAACGATCGCTTCAGGGAGATTTACACCAAGGACCGTGACCAACCAAAACTGGAGATTAACAGTGAACAAGAAATGTTGAGTAGCTAAATCTAGGCGCCAAGGAAAACCATTTTATACTGCATACTCGATCGCTGACGAAATTGATTCGTGGGTAATATCGGTCTCCTAAGGGCAAGAGACCGAGAAAGTTATGGTCGGAGGAGGCTCATACGTTTACACAGCACATTCATTAGAGGAAGAAACCCACATTGAAGTGCAGCCGGATAATACTCTGATGTCGCAGGCAACAGAGAAGAGACCACATTGAAAGGGAGCTTCTGGATTAAAGTGGAGTGATACTGCAGCGTCAAGACAAATGGTGCGAAGATAGCTGAGCCACACATTGTCGTACTCTTGGTATTTGGTTTTTTTGCTCATCTCTGGAAGACAGAGACTTTCCTGCCTACAGAGAAACTTGTCAAGTCTGTTCGATGAAAGGGTTGGAGAATCAAAATTGATTGAAGAGAGAAGCACCCTCAGAGCTTGCTACCTCTCAACTCAGTGCCGAGAAGATTGGATACCATGCACTTGTCATTGGCACTGGCACATCTACCCAGTCGCCCCTACTAGGTCTAAACAGGGACTCTGAATCCCTGCGCACGACCTTGAATGCCATCCGCGCAGCTCTCCCCAATGCCAAACACGTTGCCATTGCAGACAGAAGTCTGGCCGGAGTAGAAACGGCCGGCATGCTAGGTGAATGTCTCAACGGTTGCGCTGGCTGGCTCAGCTCCAAACTGGAGAATCTTAAGGTCCGCATTACCCTAGTGGCGGTGGGCTCAGGGATCCTCCCCGTCTTGCGGCCCGCGATCGCGAACGAGTCGGAGGGATTCCTCGCATGGATTGGTGTGACAGTGACTCAGGGCGCACGTGTTGTAACCATCTCACCACCTGGTGCAGGGACTGAGAGGGATCTGATGACCCATGCGACGGTGACCTTAGAAGATGGCAAAACACTCGAAGTCGTCCTTTTGGTCCCGGCTATTTGTGTGGCACCTAATATCTGTTTTATCCACGAGTCCCCGTTCACGGCTAGTGACTCGGTAGAGACTACTGTATCAACCCTGCGAGTAGACAAAGTTGGTGCACGAGTCTACGCAATGGTGATATGAGATCGGCATGCGCGTCCGGCCGTGCACAGCATCGTAGATACAGTCCCCACTCCATGTGGGGACATTAAACGGGGTTGGCTCATTGCTGAGGGATTGGACGAAAGTGCCGTTGGTCCCGATCATTTGTTGAAGGAGGACACTCGTGGAAATCAACTTTTGTCAATTGGATCTTGTAAAGATGTTGGCGCGGCTATAGGCTTCATGTTACCCAGTCTCCCCGTGTGCCTGATCAAAGGTCGAGACCATTGGCTATGGACCACGGAGGGCCTGTGGAGTGGCAAATTCTTGTTTTTTGGTTCTTATAGTGTAGGAGCTGTTCTTAATTTATAATATGTGCCAGATTCAAAGCCAGATACAGACACACAGATTAACTGAGTTCAACTCTGAAGAATGAGGCCCCGCAGTTC
Above is a window of Penicillium digitatum chromosome 2, complete sequence DNA encoding:
- a CDS encoding Glycosyltransferase, DXD sugar-binding region: MTLMWFLFGHLPDPPSTQNNTRADRPPPERQVADTPRFLYRSPFRTNPDVEYEKQLSNALEKVENAVLESQENNQPEDRIWQIAKDEKHRGDDSRIFQGKNKEWKYTLVTDTKAIAFVTKELSAIPEIAATYNSYPRNVLRADLLRYLLLWYYGGFYADIDVFPAQTIKTCPALEPFFAAAPDEYTQRSNPDVSLVVGIEVDEPYASRQFMHDWHWTRSYGLIQYTMYAPRRFSPLLRETIVRVLAHTRHYKRGHSSFFPNLAYDEKTILGVTGPDVFTDAILDKLSSSLPLTHPFVQQSVDADVEIGDLLSPELGELKERVTWAPFHQLRDPVCIQAGEAAPNESMGGLCILPISVWGNGQRHSQAGGFNHPNACVNHRFGRTWKKGWWEYIFG
- a CDS encoding FAD-dependent pyridine nucleotide-disulfide oxidoreductase, producing the protein MKGAEKIGYHALVIGTGTSTQSPLLGLNRDSESLRTTLNAIRAALPNAKHVAIADRSLAGVETAGMLGECLNGCAGWLSSKLENLKVRITLVAVGSGILPVLRPAIANESEGFLAWIGVTVTQGARVVTISPPGAGTERDLMTHATVTLEDGKTLEVVLLVPAICVAPNICFIHESPFTASDSVETTVSTLRVDKVGARVYAMVI